Genomic DNA from Hordeum vulgare subsp. vulgare chromosome 2H, MorexV3_pseudomolecules_assembly, whole genome shotgun sequence:
CAGGCTGATTCTGAACCTTTTCCTTTACGAACGAAGCAATTCTTGGTTTCCAAGGGCAGTCCCATCGTCCAATGTCCTAAAAAGAGTAAGAACATTTAAAATTGAAGAAGACCACATTAGTGCTTAGAATTTTGGGTTATTGTCTTTAATCCTTTGATCGATGGATGGTCCCTTATTCTTCGTTTTATGTCATCTCTGAAGCCATTGTTGCTTTCATGCATATGGAGCCACACGGGCCAAGCGTCGCACACCGGGAGTATTGGAGTGTCGACGCTAATGCTGGCGGAGAAATAAATGTCTTTGTTACCGGACTCGTAGTCGAGCGATGCGGCCGGTGCACAGGCCATATGTCTTCGCCATTGTCAAGTGCTTCTAGCAATTCTTTGGCACCACATGCACCAGACCGCTAGTGACCAAGATGATGGCGTGATTCATCACGTGTGGCCAGATCACTCTCCGCTAGGAGCGTGTTGATAAGGTATTTGAAGTAGAACGAGAGACAAATAAAAAAATGTAACATGAATTGTTACCTTTATTGATGAGTGAGTACAAGTATATATAGCTTCGAGGGGGTCCATTCAACAGATGCGATGGTTCGAAAAGACATGAGCGGACAGTCGTGTCCCTCGTACATGACGGTTAGGGATAATAGAAATTCTTCTTAATTGACACATGAATTAATTAAATCTTAACATCCCAACGAACTTTAGTCTAGTTTACTGTATGATGCCGGGGATTTTGATGATTTGTCACATTTTATCAGGGGTTTAATGATTtgtcctagagttgtgtcagtggCAAGTAAACCCGGTCTCATCCTCAATTTCAGAAAGGAAGGGGAGGGGCAAATGATcaaagtgaaaaataaaatgtgggTTAAGATCTCGTATGGTGCGGTGGTGCCGACCTTGGTTCGGAAGAGTCAAAGAACACTGCAGAATGGTGgctcgccgcggccgacctcgatCTCTCATCCCTCCCTCCCCCCGCAACGTGGCCGCGGCCTTGTTCGGTTACTTCAGATTCAAAGGGGTTTGAAGGGGATTaagagggattaaatcccctacaaatcaaattccacctcaatcttctccaatccTCTTCAATTCCCTTGTCGAACGGATTAACCGCGCTTTCACGCGCGCCCCGTCGGCGTTCAACAGACAAGTCTCTATCTCGCTCGCAGGTGCGGCCCATGCCTTCCGCAGTTCCATTCACACGGGATCTGATCGGTTACTACTGACTACGCGCCGGCCGTCGTCGGGAGCTCGTTCTCGCGGCGCGATTACGATCTTGGGAAACCTTACCCGAGCCTCCCAGCCCGACAACTTCGTCCTCATTCCTCAGCGAGCGCCCTCGGTGAGCTAAATTGTTTACTTCAGTCAAACAGAGTTTGCCTGAGCATGTGTTTCCATCTCACTGCCAGCGAATTGAGGACATTTCCTACGCACTTTCTTGGCCAGTTGATTGAAACAGACGCGTGAGAAAGTTATAGATTACTTAACAGCAGGTAGTAATCTCCTGGGAACCCTCATTTTGTTGATTCTTTACCAGGATTCAAAGAACTGCTGTATTTGCTTGCCTCTTCAGTCTTTGTATATGCCTAACTAGATTAACCCGTGGGTTGCTGCAGATGACCTATGAAAAGACTGAAATTGTTTGGAGTAGAACTCATAAAGTATACatgaaaactactccctccgttcttaaatataagaccttttagaacttgcattataaactacatacggatgtacatagacgtattttagagtatagattcactcatttttgctccgtatgtagtctcttagtaaaatctctaaaaggtcttatattttgaaacggagggagtagttttgaggggattttttctTGCAGCAGAACTCACAGAGTATAAATGAAATTTAATTTTCAAGAATCTAAACCGTGTGGCTTTCAAAGGAGGAAGATCTGCGGACTGTTTGGTTTGTGCCTCAACTCAGCCTACCAAAAAATTGGGCATACCAagggtgtttggttgggctttTACTTGGCTTTTGCACTCTAGCTTATAAACCAAAAAAAGCTCCTATTTAGAGACAAAAGCCAAAAGCAAGGTTGAAAACAACAAAGTTGATGTGGCGGAACCATAGAAGAGATAACTAGCAATAACTGCAGTTAGAGATTAAACTGTATAAGAACATAGGATATGCATGGAAGGAAAGTGTCTTGTGTGTATTCAAGGGTTTCTGCTTTGCTGTTACTTTCCTAGAGTCTAGGGACATCTGTTGCAGCTGTAACCTTGTAGTTTGAGACCGCGGCCTTATCTTTTATGACGAGTCTTCTCATCACTGCATTCTTATTAGGGAGCACAGCACATGATGATCCACAGACATGGTATGGGTAACCACTGCCCATTGGAGACATGTTTGGTTGTTTCCGCTGGTTGGAAACAACCTATTTTTTCAGTTGACTCATTGTCTGATAGGTTTCCATTGTGTTCTGTTAACTACTGCACCATGATTCTCTATTTTTTACTGCACCGTCACATGAACTGTAGCTATGGGCCATTGGTAATTTGCATCGGAGTAAAACTTAGAAACTGATTattgtccaaatcatttttcattcAGGTGCTTTTTGCTTCATCACTCTGATTTTAGGCTCTCATGACATCAGTGAATATCAGTTTATTTAGCTGGATACTTATCTTAATTCCTTTTGTGAAAAATGACCGTTTCACAATCACAGTTCACGCTATCTATTTATAGTGACCACTCAGTGGATGTAAAACAGTCTGAACACTTAGCAGCAGAAGCCTGAACGGCAGTTCCATTTATACTGCTGAAAACTTCACGATCATTAAGTTATAAGCACAAACTGTTTTATTTGTTCACTCAAATACACACAACAAAGTGGGGTGGAGTTCCGATGAACCGCAGCTCATCGGAAAAACATACAACCTCATGATTACCAGTACAATAATATTGCCACACTATATGGCTATAACATTGTAGCATAGAGTTTATTTATCCTTGGCGGCTTATTTCCTGTGCACCtcaattctcacaaagcacctcttgacCCTCTCATAGACTGCATCAGTGATGCACATTATTTTACGAAGGCAGAGAAAGATTTCTACACAGCCACAGGGGCAAGGAGCGCCTCATCCACGACATCAGTGTGATCTTTAACTGGCAGGTCGGTGTTCTTATCAAAAGGGAATGGCTCCAGTTTTGGCTGCGCTGCTTTCAGGATAAGTTCAATTGGCATTTCTGGCTTTGATCTTTCCAAAGGCGCCACTGGATCAACACTTGGGTTATGAGCCTGAAAAGAATTATAGATTACTTAAAATAGGCAGCTGCAAATGATACATCTGTTTAATTTTAGACATGCATGGGTAGCACTAACCAGGTTAGCATGCATTTTCTCGACAAAAGTTTGGAAAGTGGCGTAGTTCTGTCCCTCTAGTAGCTCATTCGATAACCGGAGGTAGGTGAATCCAAACAGTTTGTGCTCAGGAGGGCCATTCTCGTTGATACCTTTCGGCCTCGCATTCCTGAGTATTGTGTTGTAAGCAGTGGCATCATATCGACTGAGTGCGTTTTCACACGCCACATGTAAGCCCTCTCTCCATCCAGCACTCAGCACCTAAGGTTTTTGATGACAAGTGCTTCAGTGTTTCCGTAAAAGATAATTGTAAATTCCTGAGCCACAAATTACTGGGCGGTTGCTAATGGTGTAGTTACCTGTTGGACTAGTTCTTCTGGTGCGCTCTTCGCCTCTTCGCTTTGCTCAGAGTCCCTCATCTCTGCACAAGTGAAGTTCATGCTAGCATGATGCCTTGTGAGCATGCGTGCTATTGTTCTGTAGCCGTCTCTGTCATCTAAGTTGTAGTACCCAGCTGTGAGCTCGGCTGCATGGTTTGGAACCCTGTACCACCAGTGAATGCCAGAGATCTGCAAGCAAACATTGGATCATGTCTCATTTACATTCTAGATTAAGCAATGTGACTCGTATATACTTCCTCTTTCCTTAAGCTTGTACTCTATGTTAGAGTGAGTTTGTGCATTTTTTGTTGTTTATCAGGCACAACTTCATAATTGAATCATGATTTTTGTAATCTTATCTACTATAATATACCGAGATCTTTATGATGGTACTTACTTTGATTGCCAGCTGCACCCTGCATCCCAAGAAGACCTTGTTTGCTTCGTCCAAGATCTTGTCACCATGCTTGATCAGTTTGTTGGAGTACCATGAGAGGAAAAACTTCCCCTTCTCAGTGAGGTATGTTCCGTTCTCCTTGAAGAATTGGGTTTTCTCAGGGGTGTCATTGTACTCTCCAGCATCGTCAGGTAACTCCCACTCAGGATGGCCAGCCTTCGCTGCTGCTGCTTTGAAGTCTGCTTCCAGGTACTTATCATAGCACtgcagatttttttttttttagtTAAAACAGTTAATTGGAGCCTTTTTGTCCTTGCTGGTTATGTTATTATTTTTGCATCCATTTTAATTCATGGCCTGTCGGTTTAGTTGGATGTACATTTGATGTCCTCTGCTTTTACCGTTTAATTGTGGGAACCATGGTCTTATGTTTGCTTCTGATACTTTGCTCAAAAGAAGAGTGTCTCTCAAAAGCCATAAGTAGTGATAATCTGAAATTGCCATTTTATCCTAGTGTTACTTTTGATCAGAATCACTTTACCGTTGGGCGAGCCCTTTTCAGTGCAGATCGTCACTTGGACAAAGATTAAACTGCCTTTGCTCATCACATGTTACATGTACGTATAACAGTATTTTGTAAGGGCAGAAGAGTATTTGGAAAAGAAAACTCACGATGAATTCTCCGATGCCTGGGAAGACCCATCCCTGGCTCTGAGGATAGGATGGGTACCTCATCTCTCCAGCCGGGCCAAGTCCCACTTCAATGTCCACGATGGTACCGGCATCCAAGAACTTTTTCATGTTTTCCCTGAAGCTCGCCATGTAATCATGATACATCTGTAGCAGACACAAAGAAGAATCAAAGCTTTGCTACCATGAGCACACTGGACCTATCAAAATCACAACCATGCTGTTGCCAAGACTCATCTGAGTCATGTGAATCAACACATAAGCAGGAGAGCTAGAATGGTGATCTAGCTTAGCTAACCTGGACGGCAGTTCTTCCATGGAAGAGAGGTTGGTCATCCACTCCAAGGGTGAGGTACTCGATGTTCCTCGTCCCTCTGCGGTTCGTGTAGAAAATGTCGGGGTCGGTAGCGCCGACATCCCGCACCCACTGTGGGATGGGGATGTTGACTACGTCGCCGACGTTGCCACCGCACTGGTGGAACGACATGATGGCCTGCAGCTTGAGCCTGGCCTCGTGCACCAGGTCGAAGACCTGCTTGTAGGCGCTCCAGTCGTAGGCCTTGGGGCCCTTGCCCTCCACCAGCCCCCACCAGACGTCTATCATGACGCCGTCCACGCCAGCCTCCGTCAGCTTCTTCAGCTGCGCCCTGATCTCGTCGCCCTTCTCGAACTTGTTGTCGACGCTCACGACATCCAGCTATTCCCACAACGAAAGTGAAGACAAGGTTAGTGGAGATACTGCGTACGAGGtctcagatcttgttgataagctGGGTATCATATGCACGACAATGTGAGTTTTTTCATCCTTGGAATGGTTTGTCGGTGCCATGGTGCTTAGCTTGTTGGATGGTGCTTACCGGGAGCATGACGTAGACTTGGACATAGTTGGCTAGCATGTTCCCGGCCATTGTGGCTGCTGGCTACAAACACTGGCTTGCGTGCTCACTCACTGAACTTGGTTTGCTGGGTGTCGCAGGGGAGCTCAAGGGGTCTATTTATACTGCGAAAGAGGGGGGCGGGGTCCTTCTCCAGCGAGGCGAGGTGAACTGGTAGATTTTGGTAACTGCCCACAGCCCAGCTCCTGGGTTGATATTATATTTTCCTTGCGTTCTTGCCAACCTCAGTTTTCATTTGCAGCAATAAAAAATTCTCTACAACGGCACTCAGGCTGCTTTGCTACTAAGGTGCATTCGTTTGCTGGACAAGAAAAGATGGAAAGTGCTGAGGATCGCCTCGAGATGACCTGGGAGCTCCGGTAATTTGTAGTTGTCCTCTTCTAGTCGTCTTGGTCATGTAATATAGATTTGACTGGTGAACGGTGGTGACTCTTCTCTTGTGTTGGTTGTTTTGTTCCTAGCTGACTAGAAAGGTTATCCTTTTAGTTGTTTGTCCTGGATACATTCCTGGTTTTGACGCTGTGCCTCATTTAATAAAGTGGGGCAGGGGGAAACCCCT
This window encodes:
- the LOC123425805 gene encoding beta-amylase Tri a 17; the protein is MAGNMLANYVQVYVMLPLDVVSVDNKFEKGDEIRAQLKKLTEAGVDGVMIDVWWGLVEGKGPKAYDWSAYKQVFDLVHEARLKLQAIMSFHQCGGNVGDVVNIPIPQWVRDVGATDPDIFYTNRRGTRNIEYLTLGVDDQPLFHGRTAVQMYHDYMASFRENMKKFLDAGTIVDIEVGLGPAGEMRYPSYPQSQGWVFPGIGEFICYDKYLEADFKAAAAKAGHPEWELPDDAGEYNDTPEKTQFFKENGTYLTEKGKFFLSWYSNKLIKHGDKILDEANKVFLGCRVQLAIKISGIHWWYRVPNHAAELTAGYYNLDDRDGYRTIARMLTRHHASMNFTCAEMRDSEQSEEAKSAPEELVQQVLSAGWREGLHVACENALSRYDATAYNTILRNARPKGINENGPPEHKLFGFTYLRLSNELLEGQNYATFQTFVEKMHANLAHNPSVDPVAPLERSKPEMPIELILKAAQPKLEPFPFDKNTDLPVKDHTDVVDEALLAPVAV